A stretch of DNA from Salvelinus sp. IW2-2015 linkage group LG20, ASM291031v2, whole genome shotgun sequence:
TCGAGAAGCCCCATGACTACTTCTGTAAGTGTAGCGAGTGTCATGACAAGCAGTGCCGTGACTCGTTCAGCCACTCCCGCTCCAGGATGAATGCTTATAAAGGGCTAGCCAGCGCTGCCTACCTGTCCCTGTCTAGTGAGGACCCTGTATTCACCGCTCTGGAGCTCAGCAACGAGCTGGCTCGCCTCGCCAACATCGAGACTGAGTTCAAGGTGAGAAACACAAAGACCAAGCTTGAGGATTGGAAGAAGGGGATTTACTGTTAAATAATATTTTCATCGGTGTAATGTATTggcttcctttctctctcatatGCTCTCCACCCTCTCACTAATTTAACAATATGGGCACAAAGCTTTGTGCCGATATTTCTGAAAGAGCTGATTTCAGTCTTTTGATCACACAGACATGATTAATTGAGCAGAGATCAAATCAGGTAATACATGTGCACTACGCTCAAATATTATTGGAGTGATGACACACTTATATTATTGGAACCGCTTTGAGAAAATTAAGATTGGGAACACGCCCAAATGAGTCATTGACCTTGTGACATGTTTAGAAATTATTGCAATATCtgagtgtactgtatgtcaggctTTGCAACATATTACCCACCCTCAAAATTCATGTAGCTTTTTCAAGAATAAGTCTAATCAGGGATTTTCATATCCAGTTTGTTGACTCCTGGTATTGTTGGAGCTGTTCATAAAAAATACTCCACAGGTCTGTCTAATCAATTTTATCCTGATTACTGACCTCTCCAAATATTGTGTTGAGGTTTAAAATTGATGGGTATgaatatagacacacacaaatacagtatcTCCtcatacattttaataatttatcagacactcttatccagagtgacttacagttgtgagtgcatacattttaataMattttttattttcttactggtcccctgtgggaattgagcccacaaccctggtgttgcatgctccatgctctaccaactgagccacacagaacACAAAAACGTAGACgcacgccaacacacacagacgcacacacacacagttcatgcTCATTATAAAGAACCATTATGTGTGACAAACACTAACATTGGCATGCAAACTCATACTCTCACACCCTGCCTTAATGAGGTAAGAAAATATACACAGTATTTGTCAGTGCAGAAAAGGTTGGTCTCTGGGTTTCCAGGTTTCTATTGGAATATTTTAGATGCAGAACATTAARGGAGAGACTGACCCATGTGACCCATTTCAATAATTCTCACACATCTctttcccttttcctctctctctagataTAGTTCATGTTCAGTACACTCCCGCAAATTAAACACTCTTATATTATTGGAACCCTCTCTGAGAAAATGAAAATTGTGAACGCGCTCAAATCAGTCATTGACCTTGTGACATGGTTMGAAATTAGCCTACTGCTCAAAGAGAGGGAAAACAGCGGTGGGCTGATGTGGCCTGATAAGCTGATCCAAGCAAAtgcaaatgtagctagctagttatctattCTGTTGAAACAATCTAACTAGTCTTTAGATtttattgggatccccattatccgatgccaatggcgacagctagtcttcctggggtcagTGATTGGAATTTGTTCTGCTACTGACATCTGCCTTTTAGGCCTACTAACAAACAGTCAAATTAAAGCCTTCCCTGTTCCTGACTGTGAGATGACACGCAATTTAAAAGGTATAAGCCACTACACTATTGTTCATCGCCGGTAGCGTCTGCCTGTGGACACTCCAAGATTAAAACATGAGAAATAACTATAGCTAGTTTGAAAGCCATTGTATTTAATTAACAAGAGAGAAAATAGACTATAagggaaataaaaatgtaataattttaAAATGCCACCAATCTGAAGGGCACTTTTCTCGTAGGAGGGCAAAAGGACAGGTGCTCAGGCACCCYTAGACCtctatctgtgcacgtgcctgtAGATAAGCCACATTCACTCAAAGGGGAATTCAATTCTCAGAATCAGTGAGAGAAGAACAATATTAATCAAGGATTTTTATATCCAGTCTGTTGACTCCTGGCAGGGCCGGCCCAAGCCTTTTTTGGGCCCTAAGTGatttttttaaagcaagtttgctgcaattctacacatttttccatgggacGGAGAGATTTTGCAACAACAAATGGTCGGAGGACCCCTAGCGGCTCGGGCGCCCTAAGCAGTCGCTTATGCCTAGGGCCGACTATGAATCCTTCTGTTACTGTATGAGGGAGCTGTTAATTAAAAGTAATCCACAGAGAGTTCTGTCTAATATTWTTGTTATTTTGTCCTGACTACTGAYCTCTCAGTAATCAAGCTAATCAAACCAAAAAGTGGTTTGGGTTGAGGATTAACACGGGTATGAAGTTAGTCACAAAGacacactcacaagcacacaTACAGTTTATCCTCTTTCTGAGGAAYAGCCTCAGAAAGACATGTAGAAATGTGTGCGCACAAATGCACAATTTATGCTCATTATTAAGAACCAAAATGtgtgacaaacattggcattcaATGAAAGATGTTATCTTCATGAGAGAAGATAATATATGCAGGATTTGTCAGTGCAGAAATRGTTGATCTGTGGTGTTCCAGGTTTCTATTAGAATATTTTACATGCAGACCAAAAAGTGAGAMTGACACATAATAGCAATCCATCAAAAGTTGTGACCCCTGGAGTTTGCATCATTTTCAATCATTCTtacataattctctctctctcttctMTCTGTGTAGAATGACTACAGGAAGCTGTCCATGCAGTGTAAGGACTTTGTGGTGGGAGTGCTTGACTTATGCAGAAACACGGAGGAGGTGGAGGCCATTTTGAATGGGGATGTGGACCAAGCTCTGCCCGGCGATCACAGTCGACCCTGCCTCAGTCGGGTCAAACTGGCCATTAAGTACGAGGTCAAGAAGGTTAGCTGAATCACTCAAGCTGAATCAAACATATTTCAAAAGGCCATTTTAAATGTTAATCTCcctctggtgtttgtgtgtgtctgtaattgTCTTTAACAACACTCAGTAGTCTTCATTTGAATAGCAATCAATCTCAAGGGCACAATGAGAAACACACTTTTGAGTACATTTTCCCATTCTGCCCGTCCCCTATAAAGTGTTTATTATAAAGAAAAACTGGAATGGGGCCTAAATGAAATAGGTGTTTTACAGCTGTTTAACAACCATCAATGTAGGGATTCTACAATGCAATAACATGCAAGGTATGACAAAACAGACAACCTCTRCCTCTGGTTATCAATGTTGTAGTATGTCAAAGTTATTTTTCATTATGTTTGTGGCCCATCAGTTTGTGGCCCATCCTAACTGCCAGCAGCAGCTCCTGACCCTGTGGTATGAGAACCTAGCTGGACCTAGCAGTCTGCTGGGGTGAAATGCTGGATAGTCCTGGGAGTGGCTATTGGCCTTCCTTTCCTCTCAATCGCATACTGGATAGTGCCCTGCAGTAAGGTACATACACAATCCCCTTTCTATTGTCTTCTCAGAATCACTCATTAACACAtgatccaggctgcatcacatccagccgtgattgggagtcccacagggcgacGCACAATcgtcccagcgtcatccgggtttggccggggtaggccgtcattgtaaataagaatttgttcttaactgacttgcctagttaaacaaaggttaaataaaaacaaaacagaaaataattataatatatttttttaaatacttttttttacctctacctacatgtacatattacctcaattacctagactaacctgtgcccccgcacattgactctgtacccgtaccccctgtatatccaCTCGCTacagttattttactgctgctctttaattatgttatttttctttttttcttaacacttatttttcttaactgcattgttggttaagggcttgtaagtaagcatctcactgtaaggtctacaccttttgtattcggtgcatgtgacaattaaaatttgatttgattttggtatATATCATGAGGTTGTTGGTTGCTGTTTATGTGGTTGATTTCCTCTGTATCAGTTCGGTCAGATTCTCCGTAGCCCCTTCATGAAGTTTGTGGCCCATGCTGTTTCATTCACCATCTTTCTTGGACTGCTGGTAATCAATGCCTCGGACCGCTTCGAGGGAGTAAAGAACCTTCCCAACGAGACTATAACAGACCACCCTCTTCAGGTGTTCAGGGTCAAAACCAGTCAATTCTCSTGGACTGAGATGCTCATCATGAATTGGGTGATTGGTAAATGACTCTGATTTACAAAGAGCTGCTTTTGTGGGAGAGACAWTATTATCCAGTCTATTCATATCTCCTTGTTCATATCTCTTTACCACKGTATAATCTGAATGAAATCTGAATGTACTGAAATAATTTCACTCGTATGCTCCAAACAGATGGCTTTTGCACTGAAAAGCACTCTTCTCTTTGTTAGGGATGATCTGGTCGGAGTGTAAGGAGATCTGGGCTGATGGGCCAAGGGAGTATATCATGCACCTCTGGAACGTACTAGACTTTGGCATGCTGTCCATCTTCGTGGCATCCTTCACGGCTCGGCTCATGGCCTTCCTGAGGGCCTCTGAGACCCAGTTGTATGTGGACATGTATGTTCCCAACATGCCCAACTGTTCCCAACATGCCCAACATAGACCTGAGCAACGCCTCACTGCCTCCAAATGTAGCCTATTACACCCATGGTCAGTGAAAGTGATACGTTTTTATTAAAAGATGATTATAATAATAGCATAGGTCCAACTCTGTCTACAGGCTAACATGGTGTGTATGTAGCATTACAGTAACCTTTGTGTCATAAAACGAACAAGTGCTGCCAccgtttctctctcgctctctcagcaaGGAACAGGTGGTTACCCTCCGATCCTCAGCTCATCTCCGAGGGTTTGTACTCCATTGCAGTGGTGCTCAGTTTCTCCCGCATTGCCTACATCTTGCCTGCCAATGAGAGCTTCGGCCCACTTCAAATCTCCCTAGGCCGGACGGTCAAGGACATCGTCAAGTTCATGGTCATTTTCATAATGGTCTTCCTGGCTTTCATGATTGGCATGTTCAATCTATATTCTTATTACCTTGGTGCCAAGTACAACCCTGCCTTCACCACGTAAGTACCCTCCTGCCTATTCTTGTAAATGAAATGCTTTAAGTAGAGATGTAtgtgtatttattcattttgtgtgttatgtgttaatgTCTGTGTCCACACGTATaccgctcgtgtgtgtgtgtgtgtgtgtgtgtgtgtgcgtgagtctgtgtgtgttgtgtttgattaTTTGTGTTTATATGTGTTCACAGAGTGGAGGAGAGCTTTAAGACTCTATTTTGGTCCATCTTCGGCTTGTCTGAAGTTATCTCTGTGGTCTTGAAGTATGACCATAAGTTCATAGAGAACATTGGTTATGTTCTCTTTRGCATCTACAATGTAACCATGGTAATCGTACTGCTCAACATGCTGATTGCAATGATCAATCACTCCTATCAGGAGATTGAGGTGAGACTAGGAAGCAATATGCCTGAACACCACAAGGGAATTCACAGGAAATCAAATGTCAATAATCACGGTTTTGAGTTCAAAGGGGAATAATGTCCATTTAGAGTATGTGTGAGTATTATACTGTTATGTTCATGTTGTATTCATGTACCATTTTATGAGTGTAATGTTGCGAGCAGTTTTGTAAAATAATCAGACCATACTAAATGAGTTAAAATAAATGAGTCATTGCCTCTCTCCTATCACTCCAATTATGCTCTCACTGGAGGTCTGTCTCAATCTCAACAGGAGGATGCTGATGTGGAGTGGAAGTTTGCCCGTGCTAAACTCTGGCTGTCCTACTTTGACGAGGGACATACTCTTYCCCCACCATTTAACCTGGTTCCCAGCCCCAAGTCMTTCTACTACCTAGTCCTGCGCACAAGGGCTTGTCTGGTGAGGCTGTGCAAGGCCAAAGCCTGTCTCCAAGACAACCAGCGGGAGACGRCCATGATCAATTTGCGATTTAAGGTCAGAAGTCGGCTTTGAGGGARTGGCTGTAGCCGATTTGTATATCTGCCTCGTTAGATGTTGTCAGTCTTTAATGGATTTTTTAATGCGTGTGTGGTTTCTGTTCTGTTTCAGATCAAGCAGTACAGACCTCAAACGAGGACATCAGGGCAAGATGACTTCACCATTAAACATCCTACTCGATACCAGGTACTTCCTCCATACCAGTCAATTTGATTAATTAGCAAGATCAGACGATACTCAGAAGTGCTACATTTTGAACTGTTGTCTTAAGATTCTCTCTTTTCTTGACAGAAACTGATGAAGAGGCTCATTACGCAATATGTGCTAAAGGCTCAGGTTGACAGTGAAAATGACGAAATCAACGAAGGTGATTTATGATTCATATTagacgccgataccgattattggaggacaaaaaaagctgataccgagtaatcggccgattttatatatatatatatagttttttatatatatatcatacacacgcacacattttgtaataatggcaattgcaacaatactgaatgaacaatgaacacttattttaactaaatataatacataaataacacacaacagctctgaagtgacaatgatatgaagagtctgcttaggagacataCTCTCacctgtttgaataaaaatagagtttaagttacctgtgatgaatgttgaaaacaacaaaaactttaatttctatatgcaggaaatcctattttaataatggcatGGTAgaaattgacaaccaaagtgtgAGTCATAATTCcaaacaaaatctgaaaagcggttccttcattcataggatatttttagattcacttaaaataaggtctgtgtttcgtgtaggcttacaccaccgtgCCAATTTATAACTGTGTAGAATACCATAGGACAAGGTACTCTGATCAAtcttggctaaatataagcgaagatcattttttttgtagtggatttatgaaaatatgttgacaaacgttaccttatcctagtgagttTACACGTATCAAAACGTGAGGCGGTTTGAGCCTGCACGAAAcaagaccttatttgaagtagatcaagacattctctatggaagacatgaacggtaaaataacgaggaacccctttcaagttcagacgcaagttattacaggaattataacgcgtcaactatttctctctaaacataTACCTTTGACAatcggaaactatcacctcgaacaAACGTTTTATCCGTTCGTTATTTAtcaaacgggtggcatccatgactaaatattcctgttacattgcacaaccttcaatgttgtataattacgtaaaattctggcaaattagttcgcaaagagccaggcggcccaaactgttgcatataccctgctctctgcgtgcaatgaacgcaagagaaatgacacaatttcacctggttgatattgcctgctaacctggatttcttttagctaaatatgcaggtttaaaaatatatacttgtgtattgattttacagaaaggcattgatgtttatggttaagtacacattggagcaatgacagtcattgattgattgttttttataagataagtttaatgctagctagcaacttaccttagcttactgcattcgctaacaggcaggctctttgtggagtgcaatgtaatcaggtgttagagcattggactagttaactgtaaggttgcaagattggatctcccgagctgacaaggttaaaaatctgtcgttctgcctcctaggccgtcattgaaaataagaatgtgttcttaactgacttgcctaggtaaataaagattaaataaaggtgtaaaaaaatatataatttaattggcaaatcggcgcccaaaaataccgatttccgattgttatgaaaacttgaaatcggccccgattaatcggccattccgattaatcggtcgacctctaatccataTGTAAGATCAGAAAGCTGTTGTGCCCTCTTAACAGAAGACTGATCATTCTTACAAATGCAAGGCCRTGACATGAAGCTGTAGTGGATTGAGTGATTAATAACCTGTGGTGCATCATTTGCAGGGGAGCTGAAGGAGATCAAGCAGGACATCTCCAGCCTGCGATATGAGCTTCTGGAAGAGAAGTCTCAGGCCACAGAAGAACTAGCTGACTTGATCCAACAGCTTGGTGACAAGCTTAGCAAGAACGCCAAGAAACCTTGATGGAAGTTGAGGGGTGTCCTCTGTATAAGAGCTTTGTATAAAACCTTCAAACTTAGATTCATAGTATGTTGTTAGTGTTACagagtggaacaggggaacccaagagcagagtCAGACGAGgggactgggatgaagtaactaAGGTATTTCTTGAAACACGGGGAAAATGGaatgcaggccaggggaagctcgggtggatttcaggaaaccaggtgcggaagctgaggctggagcgagagtggttgggacagggtaagcaggtccggaggggaatccaagggagtagtagagtggggaatccaggacagagtagcaggattatgagacagggaccagagtcagaKCGGGCGGAACTGTAGCTGAGAGGAAAACAGcatcaggcaaggaaaacaggcacaacaggatctaATAGTAACAAATGGCTAGAcgcgtagactgactgagcagagattatgatTTGGCAGGGTGGAAGTGGCAGGAYTGAggatttgtagaggtcttgattatggaatgggttgcagctggtggtgatctgctctgactccagcacacctgtctccgcccacacaatcacacacacacacacagcaagagggagagagtgctGGGGGAGTGGAGACACAtgatgagcagtagagggtatTGCATGGCACGCATATGTGAGTTAGAATTAGGAATTGCACTCCGCATTGAAGGTAAGGGTAGGCTAAACTTGTGTTAGTGTTCCGTCTATAGGAATTTTATAATGTATATATTCACATTAAATCATCTCGATTGTAAAAATAGTAGTATAACCTAGGCGTTATTTTAAATAATGGGAAATGTGTGTAGACAGTAATCATTTTAACTTTATCTATATATATTCATAAATAAAAATATGCTTATTGAAATATTTAGAATTTTAGTAATAAAATCATCATATTATTAAGTAGGGCCTGTGTATTATTGATCAAAAGTACAATATGTATTGTAATAAGCCCTTATGTCGCtaatggctaggaaaaacttcctagcaAGGTCCGAACACTAGGAAGAAACGAGAGAGGAACGGGTATGCGGGGTGGCCAGTCcgtctctggctgtgccgggtggagattataacagcaaCATGGCAAAGGATATTCAAATGTtcaaagatgaccagcaggggtcaaataataataatcatgtaGGTTTGTCTGATGGGTGCAATAGGTCAGCACCtgcaggagtaaatgtcagatgGCTGTTTCCGCCTAAGCACGATCATTCATGAGTGTCTCTAGGCTACTgcttcctgctgtctctagagagttgaaaacagcacgtTCCGGTGACACAGGTcagggtttccatagccgcagacagaacagttgaaactggagcaagcGCACGGCaaaggtggactggggacagcaaggagagtacatttatttacattaccatttaagttcatttagcagacgcttcttatccagagcgacttaaagttggtgcattcacctatgatgtccagtggaacaaccactttcaATAGTGCACTAacctaaggggggggggttagaaggattactttatcctatcctaggtaattcttaagaggtggggtttaaGGTGTCTccgggaaggtggtgattgattccgctgacacTGGCGTTCGTGGGGGAAGTTTTTGTTCCagccattggggtgccagagcagcgaacatttTGACTGTCATATGACCAGGGTAGTCTGAAGGCcattggtcctagggctcaggttcctccgagagagagaaagaaagaaagaaagaagagaattagagagagcatacttaaattcacacaggacaccggataagacaggagacaATACTCCAgattataacagactgaccctagcccccgacacaaactactgcagcataaatacttggaggctgagagaggaggggtcggagacactgtggccccatctgacgaTTACCCCCGGActgggccaaacaggcaggatatatcCCCACCCAGtttgtcaaagcacagccccacacactagagggataccttcaaccaccaacttac
This window harbors:
- the LOC111980005 gene encoding LOW QUALITY PROTEIN: short transient receptor potential channel 7-like (The sequence of the model RefSeq protein was modified relative to this genomic sequence to represent the inferred CDS: inserted 1 base in 1 codon; deleted 1 base in 1 codon) — translated: MNGGNISPGPSFRFILQSGLLAIYHTSSNVPVVRKMLEESKTLNVNCVDYMGQNALQLAVGNEHLEVTELLLKKEGLARVGDGLLLAISKGYVRIVEAILAHPAFGGGLRLTLSPLEQELRDDDFYAYDEDGTRFSHDVTPVILAAHCQEYEIVHTLLMKGARIEKPHDYFCKCSECHDKQCRDSFSHSRSRMNAYKGLASAAYLSLSSEDPVFTALELSNELARLANIETEFKNDYRKLSMQCKDFVVGVLDLCRNTEEVEAILNGDVDQALPGDHSRPCLSRVKLAIKYEVKKFVAHPNCQQQLLTLWYENLAGPXQSAGVKCWIVLGVAIGLPFLSIAYWIVPCSKFGQILRSPFMKFVAHAVSFTIFLGLLVINASDRFEGVKNLPNETITDHPLQVFRVKTSQFSWTEMLIMNWVIGMIWSECKEIWADGPREYIMHLWNVLDFGMLSIFVASFTARLMAFLRASETQLYVDMYVPNMPTVPNMPNIDLSNASLPPNVAYYTHARNRWLPSDPQLISEGLYSIAVVLSFSRIAYILPANESFGPLQISLGRTVKDIVKFMVIFIMVFLAFMIGMFNLYSYYLGAKYNPAFTTVEESFKTLFWSIFGLSEVISVVLKYDHKFIENIGYVLFXIYNVTMVIVLLNMLIAMINHSYQEIEEDADVEWKFARAKLWLSYFDEGHTLXPPFNLVPSPKSFYYLVLRTRACLVRLCKAKACLQDNQRETXMINLRFKIKQYRPQTRTSGQDDFTIKHPTRYQKLMKRLITQYVLKAQVDSENDEINEGELKEIKQDISSLRYELLEEKSQATEELADLIQQLGDKLSKNAKKP